The genomic window GGGAGCCACAAGGTCTGCAAGATAGCTCTTCATAACGCATGGTATGTTGTCTCCGACGCGAACCGGGCGATACGTTTCGCGGCACGCACGAGCTTTGGGGTTCCGCTCTCGTAGGCCAAGCGGCTTAGAGCGTCCATGTCGAGTTGATCGAGGTGCTGGAGCCGCAGTTCACCGAGATACTCACGGCGGTCCGCCTCTGGAGTCAGATACACAAGATCGAGAAGACCCTTTTCGGGTGTGGCAATCATGGCGAACTGCCTTGGCGCAACCTCAATGCGCCGATAACCGGTGAAGAGGGACGTGCGAATATGTCTGAAGCTGAAGGTGCCGACCCCAGAGGTCACAGTCTCCGGCCGACCGGTGGTCACGCTGGTGACGACAGGAACATATTCCGGAATAGTCCCGTAGTGGGCAAGGGCCGACTGGAGGCTCACATACGAGCCCCTCTTGAGCCGGTTTGCCAGCAAGAAAGGATGGGCTGACACCTTTCTATAAGGCTCAGCCAGCACATACACACCTCTGCGTAATGGGATAACCTTGCCCGCTTTGGCCCATCGGCTGAGTTGTAGGTGGATCGTGGCCGGTGACACGTCTCCCGCCAGAAGCAGCGCGGTAGTAAAGACGGGTTCTTCTCCCACGGTACAGAGAAAGTCTCGCCATCGCATGGCAATAACTTATCATATGTGATATGTAACTGTAATACATATCCGACTATCCGTGTCGCTGAGCAAGATAGACGTGCAGTGCATCACAGCAGCCTCTTTTGACGAGAACAGCGTGGACGGTGGTAGGGTACGCCCTGCAATAAGCGATGGCGTCTGCTATGTTTCTCCTCACTCGATCCATCCCTGCTTTTGGAATCTGGGTTTGATCTTTTCGGCGATTTCCTTCGCGGTCGCCTCAATTCGGCCTTCGATCTTGCTGCTCCCGCTCATCTCCCCGTACACTTTCATCCCGCCGCTCACGACGAGACCCAACGGGTTGGCGGTCGCCAGGAGGACGGCGAGCGGTACAGCGGCACCCGGCCCCTTGCTCCCGCCGGCCCCTACCGTACCGGATCCGAGCTTGCGCAGCCCCTGCGCCGTCATCTGATAGCCTTCGACTGCCACGCTCAATTGCGATTTCCCGGCGCCGAATCCGACCGCCAGGCGCTTAGTGGCGCTCCCTTCCTCAACCGAAAGGAGATAGCCTCGGATGACGAGATCGTTGATCTGCGGCGTCGCACCGATCGACGCCTGCTCCGCCGGCAACCCCATGTTGCGGATCTCCTCAGCCAGCCGCGCCGCAATGTCAGCGCCCACCCGACGGCCGGTCGCGATCTGCTCATCGGTTTGGGGTGTTGGCGCAACGGTAGGATGGTCGGCAAGCGCGGAGTCGGCCGGAACGTCGGCGGGCGTAGCGGCAAAGTCGTAGACCAGGATGCGATCCGGTCGGGGGATCCTTGCTTGGGGGTCGAGCATCTGGCGGTCAGTGACCTTAGTCGACGCGCACCCGGCAAGTAAAACCACAACGGACAGGGACGAGACGATACGGGTTCCGAGCTTCATCGCATGCCTCCTGTGTAATAGTCGTTAGTAGAGACGCGGGGCAGCTACGCTGGATCGCAGCGATCATGGGTAACCCCGCCCACCAGTGTCAACCATTACCGGGGTCGCCGTGCAGGGTATCGGCTGAACCGCGGGTTGCAATTGTGATCCCCCTCAGATGCTCACTATGTCACACGTAGTCCTATATCGCAATATCACTGTATTTCCAACCATGATCACTAGCGAAGCCGCTCATAGAGACCCCGGCGATCGCGGGGCTCCGTGAGGCCACAGCCGCCTCCGAGTATGCCAAGGGCGTCGTGTGGATGCGGTGTGGGCGATAGCCCCCCAAAGCCCTATGGTGCATCCTAATGCTCTTGACGAAATCTCAAAATCATCTACTATCACGAGGCTGGGTATTACTAAGGAGAGCATCACATACAATACCTGCTTGTACGACATCTTAAGCAACCTCCCCATTTGGAAAAGGGGGAGTAAGGGGGATTTTCTGATCGTTTAAATCTCTCGATCTTACAGAAGGACCATATGTAGCTAATATCGCTCAGATTAATCAATAGAGCCCGTTTTTGTTCGATAGGAATACAGTACGCAACATCATGACGTAGTTGTATAATCCGAGCATTCAAAGTGTTTGGGGGGCGATTGTGAACGTAAAGCGTAGTGGCTTGAGGCGAGGGCGATCAATGAGATATTCGACGACTATCTTGACGTGCCTTATTCTGACGGCTGTCGTCGCTTGCTCAAAAAAACAGGAGGCACCGCC from Candidatus Methylomirabilis tolerans includes these protein-coding regions:
- a CDS encoding DUF4410 domain-containing protein → MKLGTRIVSSLSVVVLLAGCASTKVTDRQMLDPQARIPRPDRILVYDFAATPADVPADSALADHPTVAPTPQTDEQIATGRRVGADIAARLAEEIRNMGLPAEQASIGATPQINDLVIRGYLLSVEEGSATKRLAVGFGAGKSQLSVAVEGYQMTAQGLRKLGSGTVGAGGSKGPGAAVPLAVLLATANPLGLVVSGGMKVYGEMSGSSKIEGRIEATAKEIAEKIKPRFQKQGWIE